In uncultured Desulfobacter sp., one DNA window encodes the following:
- a CDS encoding IS110 family transposase produces the protein MTKRSKNSTLIQIVHPICCGLDVHKDKISACLITVDANGKEQHEIREFSSFTQDLQKMKTWLIKNSCPVVAMESTGVYWHPVYNTIEATMEVVLVNARHIKNVPGRKTDICDSKWLAGLLRHGLVKGSFIPPEQVREWRELSRLRKIYTESLADYKRRVHKLFITANIKIDSVVSDLFGLTGLNLIDLLCKNDEVTLEKVQECTKGSLKKKIPELYLSLHGYFKDHHRFQLIGMMEAIEMFQRQIEQINARLEILTRDHENLLERLDEIPGIDKKSAQSVLGEVGVTLDEFKSMVAFVAWAGLCPGNNESAGKRKSGRNAVRNHPFKTILVQIAWAAIKTKGSYYKAKYYKLKARRGAKKAIVAIAHRIAKAIYNIIKNGDRYKDLGEEYLSKPNKQRMLKNLAKKADELGMKLVPCEG, from the coding sequence ATGACCAAGAGATCAAAAAATAGCACATTAATCCAAATCGTTCACCCAATTTGTTGTGGTTTGGATGTTCACAAAGACAAAATTTCGGCCTGTTTAATCACTGTTGATGCTAATGGGAAAGAACAGCATGAGATTCGAGAGTTTTCATCATTTACTCAAGATTTGCAAAAAATGAAAACGTGGTTGATTAAAAATAGCTGTCCTGTAGTGGCAATGGAAAGTACCGGGGTATATTGGCATCCGGTTTATAACACCATCGAAGCTACGATGGAGGTCGTTTTGGTTAATGCCAGGCATATTAAAAATGTTCCCGGCAGGAAAACAGACATTTGTGACAGTAAATGGCTTGCCGGACTGCTTCGTCATGGGTTGGTAAAAGGGAGTTTTATCCCTCCCGAACAGGTCCGTGAATGGCGAGAATTAAGCCGATTGAGAAAGATATATACAGAATCTCTCGCTGATTATAAGCGACGTGTTCATAAACTATTTATCACGGCAAATATTAAAATTGATTCGGTCGTTTCTGATTTGTTCGGGCTTACCGGTTTGAATCTCATTGATTTGTTATGCAAAAACGATGAAGTGACCTTGGAGAAAGTTCAGGAATGCACAAAAGGAAGTCTTAAAAAGAAAATTCCTGAATTGTATCTAAGCCTCCATGGATATTTTAAGGATCATCATCGATTCCAACTGATTGGCATGATGGAGGCCATTGAGATGTTTCAAAGACAGATTGAACAGATTAATGCCAGATTGGAAATACTTACCCGTGACCATGAAAATTTACTGGAAAGATTAGATGAAATTCCCGGGATCGATAAGAAGTCAGCACAATCTGTTCTTGGAGAAGTCGGGGTTACACTGGATGAGTTTAAAAGCATGGTCGCTTTTGTTGCATGGGCCGGATTGTGCCCTGGAAATAATGAAAGCGCAGGTAAAAGGAAAAGTGGCCGGAATGCGGTTCGAAATCATCCATTCAAAACGATTTTAGTCCAGATCGCTTGGGCCGCAATCAAGACGAAGGGTTCATATTACAAAGCCAAGTATTATAAACTCAAAGCCAGACGAGGTGCCAAAAAAGCGATTGTCGCCATAGCCCATAGAATTGCAAAAGCCATTTACAACATCATCAAAAATGGAGACAGATATAAAGACCTCGGAGAAGAATACTTGAGCAAACCTAACAAACAAAGGATGTTGAAAAATTTGGCAAAAAAGGCTGATGAGTTAGGGATGAAACTTGTTCCTTGTGAAGGTTAA